In Oceanispirochaeta sp., a genomic segment contains:
- a CDS encoding ComEC/Rec2 family competence protein, with translation MESTLGYTTPDLIVKMTLYLAVIYTLFQPLELPYYTYIPLIFWGGFCLLFGKKGLVLLLVFLFYLVVSHYQYTSGSTLSLPFQPHRISRIQGRLNQEPSWDRRGNLRLSLSLVSVESREGQHGEASGTLSASLPAHQSFGSRRWLRGDQLSLQGLLLESGSSSFDPYYFIASSLDEYSCSRPGQWRAVVLRRVRRVAEDLGDLSETLLPALVLGLKHPDMDAGNSLFRETGTAHIIALSGFHSGLVALLLFGLFRLPLGYRGALLAAASGLLVYLYLAGLKPSLVRSVLMYLLLVAGKLSYRKVDLKLILICSYLITGFWAPVTLHSLSARLSYLALWGILTTGPLIHSILNRWTGSYLSMALSASLAAQLWTIPLVLSTFGLWYPAGIPASLVLTPLVTLYLYSGIVLLLLPESLFLTFIPRQVCRILEALLVSSASLFRRIPSFALQEGNAGLFLILLFPLLLGLMYRPGGLRGKRKSGFELQFGIRDKGSSRSDGTGAPQTLGTELSY, from the coding sequence ATGGAATCAACACTTGGTTATACCACTCCAGATCTTATTGTAAAAATGACACTTTATCTGGCTGTCATATACACCCTCTTTCAGCCCCTTGAGCTTCCTTACTACACTTATATTCCTCTCATTTTCTGGGGGGGATTCTGCCTTCTTTTCGGAAAGAAGGGGCTGGTTCTCCTTTTAGTGTTCCTCTTCTATCTTGTTGTGTCCCACTATCAGTATACCAGTGGTTCAACCCTTTCCCTGCCATTCCAGCCGCACAGAATCTCCAGGATTCAGGGGCGTCTGAATCAGGAGCCCTCCTGGGATCGCCGTGGAAATCTCCGCCTTTCGCTGAGTCTGGTTTCGGTAGAATCGAGGGAAGGTCAGCATGGAGAGGCATCGGGCACCCTTTCCGCATCCCTTCCTGCTCATCAGTCATTCGGATCACGCCGCTGGCTACGGGGCGATCAGCTCTCTCTTCAGGGTCTTTTATTAGAATCAGGATCTTCTTCCTTTGATCCTTATTATTTCATCGCTTCATCTCTTGATGAGTACAGCTGCTCCAGGCCGGGGCAGTGGCGGGCTGTTGTTCTCAGGCGGGTTCGCAGGGTGGCAGAAGATCTAGGTGATTTATCGGAGACCCTTTTACCGGCATTGGTTCTGGGATTGAAACATCCCGATATGGATGCCGGAAATTCCCTTTTTCGTGAAACCGGCACAGCCCACATTATTGCCCTTTCCGGATTTCATTCCGGTTTGGTTGCCTTGCTTCTATTCGGACTTTTTCGTCTTCCTCTCGGATACAGAGGCGCTCTTTTGGCCGCCGCTTCAGGGCTTCTGGTCTATCTCTATCTAGCGGGCCTTAAACCGTCCCTGGTACGGTCCGTTCTGATGTATCTGCTTCTGGTGGCCGGGAAACTTTCATACCGGAAGGTGGACCTGAAACTGATCCTGATCTGCAGTTATCTTATAACCGGTTTCTGGGCCCCTGTGACCCTTCACAGCCTTTCGGCCCGTCTCTCCTATCTGGCGCTGTGGGGCATCCTCACCACGGGGCCCCTCATTCACAGCATTCTCAACCGATGGACAGGCTCATATCTCTCGATGGCCCTGAGTGCTTCACTGGCTGCACAGCTCTGGACTATCCCCCTGGTCCTTTCCACCTTTGGACTCTGGTACCCCGCCGGTATTCCTGCTTCCCTCGTTTTGACACCCCTGGTGACGCTTTATCTCTACAGCGGGATTGTGCTGCTCCTTCTTCCTGAATCCTTGTTTCTAACATTTATACCGAGGCAGGTATGCCGGATTTTAGAAGCCCTTCTCGTTTCCAGTGCCTCATTATTCAGAAGAATTCCTTCCTTTGCCCTGCAGGAAGGAAATGCGGGGCTTTTCCTGATCCTTCTCTTTCCGCTATTATTAGGACTGATGTACAGACCTGGAGGGTTGCGTGGAAAAAGAAAATCTGGATTTGAACTACAATTCGGTATCCGAGATAAAGGCTCTTCTAGATCTGATGGGACTGGGGCCCCGCAAACGCTGGGGACAGAACTTTCTTATTAA
- the dapA gene encoding 4-hydroxy-tetrahydrodipicolinate synthase, whose translation MFTGVFTALVTPFNEKKEIDRDCLKKIVQFQLSKGISGLVPVGTTGESPTVSHEENMDVIEIVVKEVNGKVPVIAGTGSNSTDEAIRMTKIAKHIGADASLQVAPYYNKPTQEGLYQHFMTIADAVDLPMMIYNVQGRSAVNINTDTLMRLAKHENIVAVKEASGDLNQMMEVIRRKPADFDVLSGDDNLALPLILLGGTGVVSVTSNIIPKWMEEMVQAARKGDLDKAKRIHYELLPLFQTMFIETNPIPVKTAMAAMGLLEEVFRLPLCQAAESSKTIIREVLKSQGLI comes from the coding sequence ATGTTTACAGGTGTATTTACGGCGTTAGTGACCCCCTTCAATGAAAAGAAAGAAATCGACAGAGATTGCCTGAAAAAAATAGTGCAGTTTCAGCTGAGCAAGGGAATCTCCGGTCTGGTTCCCGTGGGGACCACTGGAGAGAGTCCCACAGTATCCCATGAAGAAAACATGGATGTCATTGAGATTGTCGTCAAGGAAGTGAACGGGAAAGTCCCGGTCATAGCTGGAACAGGATCAAACTCAACGGATGAAGCAATTAGAATGACTAAAATTGCCAAACATATCGGTGCCGATGCCAGTCTCCAGGTGGCTCCCTACTACAATAAACCGACCCAGGAAGGATTGTATCAGCACTTCATGACCATTGCTGATGCCGTAGATCTCCCCATGATGATCTATAATGTGCAGGGCCGTAGTGCTGTAAATATCAATACAGATACACTCATGCGCTTGGCCAAACACGAAAACATTGTAGCCGTCAAGGAAGCCAGCGGAGACCTGAACCAGATGATGGAGGTTATCCGCCGGAAGCCTGCCGATTTTGACGTTCTCTCCGGGGATGACAACCTGGCGTTACCGCTGATTCTGCTGGGTGGAACCGGTGTTGTCTCTGTTACCAGCAATATTATTCCAAAATGGATGGAAGAAATGGTTCAGGCAGCCCGGAAAGGCGATCTGGATAAGGCAAAAAGAATTCATTATGAACTTCTGCCCCTCTTTCAAACCATGTTTATAGAAACAAATCCCATTCCTGTGAAAACGGCCATGGCCGCCATGGGACTGTTGGAAGAAGTGTTCCGCCTGCCTCTTTGTCAGGCTGCGGAAAGCAGTAAGACTATAATCAGAGAAGTATTAAAGAGTCAGGGCCTGATCTAA
- the rsmA gene encoding 16S rRNA (adenine(1518)-N(6)/adenine(1519)-N(6))-dimethyltransferase RsmA codes for MEKENLDLNYNSVSEIKALLDLMGLGPRKRWGQNFLINKGAREKIIRLLELQDNDKLWEIGPGLGAMTKLAASYPVDFTVFEIDPGFVEYLTRAMIEFDRFRIVTGDVVKTWQAEYENHGIPDKVLGNLPYNAASAIIASFVEHNILPSRLVLTVQSEMGDRMTATEGQKNYSSFSILCQSAFDIKDCGVLNPGSFYPVPRVSSRIVLLTPHGKYQNMKDRKLFQILIRDIYVSRRKTIRNNLNAMAGQRFARFGQDVLHQVFEEEGIDLGWRPERIKVSQFVSLADRLADKDPERKDEKDQK; via the coding sequence GTGGAAAAAGAAAATCTGGATTTGAACTACAATTCGGTATCCGAGATAAAGGCTCTTCTAGATCTGATGGGACTGGGGCCCCGCAAACGCTGGGGACAGAACTTTCTTATTAATAAAGGAGCTCGGGAGAAGATCATCAGACTGCTGGAATTGCAGGATAATGACAAGCTCTGGGAGATCGGTCCAGGACTGGGAGCCATGACAAAATTGGCTGCCTCTTATCCTGTTGATTTTACCGTTTTTGAAATAGACCCCGGATTTGTAGAATATCTGACCCGGGCGATGATAGAATTTGATCGTTTTCGTATTGTCACTGGTGATGTTGTTAAAACCTGGCAGGCCGAATATGAAAATCATGGAATTCCCGATAAGGTCTTGGGGAATCTTCCCTATAATGCGGCATCGGCCATTATCGCGTCCTTTGTCGAACACAATATACTGCCATCCCGCCTTGTTCTGACAGTTCAAAGTGAAATGGGCGACAGAATGACCGCTACTGAAGGACAGAAGAATTATTCCTCCTTCTCCATACTCTGCCAGTCTGCCTTTGATATAAAAGACTGCGGTGTTCTCAATCCGGGATCTTTTTATCCGGTTCCCCGTGTTTCTTCCAGAATTGTTCTGTTGACGCCTCATGGCAAGTACCAGAATATGAAGGACCGTAAATTATTTCAGATTCTGATTCGTGATATTTATGTATCAAGAAGAAAAACAATCCGGAATAATCTGAATGCCATGGCGGGGCAGCGCTTTGCCCGTTTTGGACAAGATGTGCTCCATCAGGTATTTGAAGAGGAGGGGATTGATCTGGGCTGGAGACCTGAGAGGATTAAAGTCAGCCAGTTCGTTTCTCTGGCAGACCGTCTGGCCGACAAAGATCCGGAAAGAAAAGATGAAAAAGATCAAAAATAG
- the dapB gene encoding 4-hydroxy-tetrahydrodipicolinate reductase → MDVIIMGYGRMGREVEKILLERGHRIVSRVDPGGFGNELEPSEESLEAADAVIEFALPGGIEKSAALFSQYDLKVVVGTTGWADKKEAVLKPFKSGKGAYLYGSNFSIGANLFFKLTIAASKMINKVDDYDVMLTEYHHNKKVDTPSGTALSAAHLVLDNLDRKTEILSGNPQGAIKDEQLHVASVRGGSIPGIHTLTLDSPADSLEISHTARNRSGFALGAVMAAEWLMKKESGIYTVDDFISDLLDP, encoded by the coding sequence ATGGATGTCATAATCATGGGATACGGGCGTATGGGCCGGGAAGTTGAAAAGATTCTTCTTGAAAGAGGACATCGCATAGTCTCCAGGGTTGATCCAGGTGGATTCGGTAATGAACTGGAACCCTCTGAGGAATCACTGGAAGCGGCAGATGCAGTCATCGAGTTTGCTTTACCTGGGGGCATTGAAAAAAGCGCAGCTCTTTTCAGTCAGTATGACCTGAAGGTTGTTGTCGGCACCACAGGGTGGGCGGATAAAAAAGAAGCTGTTTTAAAACCTTTTAAGAGCGGGAAAGGGGCCTATCTCTATGGTTCCAATTTCTCAATCGGTGCAAATCTGTTTTTCAAATTAACCATTGCGGCTTCGAAAATGATTAACAAAGTGGATGATTATGATGTCATGCTCACCGAATATCATCATAACAAAAAAGTGGATACCCCTTCGGGGACGGCTCTATCAGCCGCTCATCTGGTTCTGGATAACCTGGACCGTAAAACGGAAATTCTCTCTGGTAATCCACAGGGTGCCATCAAAGACGAGCAGCTTCATGTGGCCTCCGTCCGGGGAGGATCTATTCCGGGAATTCATACCCTGACTCTGGACTCTCCTGCGGATAGTCTAGAAATAAGCCATACTGCCAGAAACAGAAGTGGTTTTGCGCTGGGTGCTGTGATGGCCGCCGAATGGCTGATGAAGAAAGAATCAGGAATTTATACAGTGGATGATTTTATCAGTGATCTGCTTGACCCTTAG
- a CDS encoding class I SAM-dependent methyltransferase, which produces MTFSLCPICSVPGSPYYQISHKNRPFLLCLECTLIYQEEMTLPSAEEERTRYELHRNDPADEGYRKWLHSFIHSSVLPWYKDGRILDFGSGPHPVLSDLLKEQGYPVVSYDPFFAPQWPGEHDFSLILLCEVLEHISNPLSSFRKLCSLASEGTVLSLKTQFLTFSVFDSEGGKDFEQWWYKEDPTHIRFYNPRSLRILGERSGWELVSEDGSSLAVYKKAASLKESRSQ; this is translated from the coding sequence GTGACCTTCTCCCTCTGTCCCATCTGTTCTGTACCAGGGTCTCCCTATTATCAGATTTCTCATAAAAACCGTCCCTTTCTTCTCTGTCTGGAGTGTACCCTGATTTATCAGGAAGAAATGACACTTCCCTCGGCAGAGGAGGAACGGACTCGTTATGAACTACACCGCAATGATCCCGCAGATGAGGGGTACAGGAAATGGCTGCACTCTTTTATTCATAGTTCTGTCCTTCCCTGGTATAAAGACGGTAGAATCCTTGATTTTGGAAGCGGCCCCCATCCTGTCCTGAGTGATTTGCTGAAAGAACAAGGGTATCCGGTGGTTTCCTATGATCCCTTTTTTGCTCCCCAATGGCCAGGAGAGCATGATTTCAGCCTCATCCTTCTCTGCGAGGTATTAGAGCATATAAGCAATCCCCTTTCTTCCTTCAGAAAACTTTGTTCACTGGCTTCAGAGGGGACTGTTCTGTCCTTGAAGACCCAATTCCTGACTTTTTCTGTCTTTGATTCAGAAGGGGGGAAGGATTTTGAGCAATGGTGGTACAAGGAAGACCCCACACACATCCGCTTCTATAATCCGAGGTCACTGCGTATCTTGGGTGAGAGGAGTGGTTGGGAGCTTGTTTCAGAGGATGGATCATCCCTGGCTGTGTATAAAAAAGCGGCTTCCCTTAAGGAAAGCCGCTCTCAATAA